Proteins from a single region of Caloramator sp. E03:
- a CDS encoding DAPG hydrolase family protein encodes MKEIRTDLTPQEKQKSYAKYFYEPIAEPNPNLIEILKKGPMDPAKALMPEDINKLLDPGYHEVETGYCILPNGAGYVAVNNKFPGVTVDMINWWFAWHALEDMRYMLWFRKGHFGIEISEEDRRIILDPNTPMVKKFQGRTHYVVEDTGGGVEDIQISFLSPEELGFDMDRFKPPAVGTVIAANGVSQPRAGGPKAPAIMLHFVREIPGGVEFRSRFWMGYHIIDKRPVKLIPDGISIPIQAPMGLAFHNVEEYSNLAVILPRLYKEMEGKIS; translated from the coding sequence ATGAAGGAGATAAGGACAGATTTAACACCCCAGGAAAAACAAAAAAGTTATGCTAAATATTTTTATGAGCCAATTGCAGAACCAAATCCTAATCTAATTGAAATTTTAAAAAAAGGACCAATGGATCCAGCTAAAGCTCTAATGCCAGAGGATATAAATAAGCTTCTTGATCCTGGATATCATGAAGTCGAAACTGGCTATTGCATACTTCCAAATGGAGCTGGCTATGTTGCTGTTAACAATAAGTTTCCTGGAGTTACTGTTGATATGATAAACTGGTGGTTTGCATGGCATGCTCTTGAAGACATGAGGTACATGCTGTGGTTTAGAAAGGGTCATTTTGGTATTGAAATAAGTGAGGAAGATAGAAGGATAATACTTGATCCAAACACACCAATGGTTAAAAAGTTCCAGGGAAGAACCCATTATGTAGTTGAGGATACAGGCGGAGGGGTAGAAGACATACAAATATCCTTTTTATCTCCTGAAGAATTAGGTTTTGACATGGATAGATTTAAGCCTCCAGCTGTAGGAACAGTAATTGCAGCAAATGGGGTTTCTCAGCCACGAGCAGGTGGACCAAAGGCACCGGCTATTATGCTTCATTTTGTAAGAGAAATACCTGGAGGGGTAGAATTCCGCTCAAGGTTTTGGATGGGTTACCATATAATAGATAAAAGACCTGTTAAACTCATACCAGATGGAATAAGCATTCCAATTCAGGCACCTATGGGGCTTGCTTTTCATAATGTTGAAGAATATAGCAATTTGGCTGTAATTTTGCCAAGGCTCTATAAAGAGATGGAAGGAAAAATATCCTAA
- a CDS encoding LysR substrate-binding domain-containing protein, which produces MNFAKITLLQIEYFLAVAKYLNFTEAAKSLYISQPSLSKQIALLEQEIGTPLFLRGKRNVHLTPAGEVLFKELRGIKEGIENAIDKCRQAGLGENCTMTIACLDAMDTAMFLPEIIKRFRKQYPNITLFFERHTFKTLREKLINGSIDVVFTLSFEIDDALGILYEEICKVNSSIVMSSQHPLANREYLTLEDVRGENFVLITRDESPRGFDSVINVCRKHGFTPHIVKQLPNVESLLLSVELGIGITLFDSSIRVHNKNELKFFKIEDDIISIVMAWRKENLNPAVPLFVNSVLNKTF; this is translated from the coding sequence TTGAATTTTGCAAAAATAACTTTACTTCAAATTGAATATTTTTTAGCGGTAGCTAAATATTTAAATTTTACAGAAGCTGCTAAAAGCCTATATATTTCTCAACCATCGCTTAGCAAACAAATAGCTCTACTTGAGCAGGAAATAGGTACCCCTCTTTTTTTGAGAGGAAAAAGAAATGTTCATTTAACTCCTGCAGGGGAAGTTCTTTTTAAAGAACTTAGAGGTATTAAAGAAGGTATAGAGAATGCAATAGATAAGTGTAGGCAGGCTGGATTAGGTGAAAACTGTACTATGACTATAGCATGTTTGGATGCTATGGATACAGCAATGTTTTTACCAGAAATTATTAAAAGATTTAGAAAACAATATCCTAATATTACTCTTTTTTTTGAGAGGCATACATTTAAAACATTGAGAGAAAAGCTTATAAACGGTTCAATTGATGTTGTATTTACTCTTTCATTTGAAATTGATGATGCGTTAGGAATTTTGTATGAAGAAATTTGTAAGGTAAACAGCAGCATAGTTATGAGCTCACAGCATCCATTAGCTAATCGTGAATATCTAACCCTTGAGGATGTTAGAGGGGAAAACTTTGTGCTTATTACAAGGGATGAATCGCCAAGGGGATTTGATTCTGTTATAAATGTATGCAGAAAGCACGGCTTTACCCCACATATTGTAAAACAGCTTCCAAATGTGGAATCACTCCTTCTTTCTGTGGAGCTTGGCATTGGAATTACACTTTTTGATTCAAGTATAAGGGTTCATAACAAAAATGAGCTTAAATTTTTTAAAATAGAAGATGACATAATAAGCATAGTAATGGCATGGAGAAAAGAGAATTTAAATCCGGCTGTGCCTTTGTTTGTAAATAGTGTACTAAATAAAACATTTTAA
- a CDS encoding 3-keto-5-aminohexanoate cleavage protein, which produces MENKVILTVATTGAWPSKQDTPYIPLTPEEIADEVYACYKAGASIAHIHVRDDEGKASMSFEKFEKTVKLIRERCDIVLNLTTSGGIGLTDEIRMKPFIELKPELASYDCGSMNWMHTTVFENSPKFLEKLGLAMQENNVKPEIEIFDAGMVYNALYYLKKGVLKAPLHFQFVLGAPGGMAATVENLVFLKNLIPEGSTWSALGIGKNHLPILYATLALGGNVRVGMEDNIYYAPKQLAKSNVEFVERTKRIVKEMGKELATPDEARAILGLKNC; this is translated from the coding sequence ATGGAAAATAAAGTAATATTAACAGTTGCAACAACAGGTGCATGGCCTTCAAAGCAGGATACACCTTATATACCTTTAACCCCTGAGGAAATAGCTGATGAAGTGTATGCTTGCTATAAAGCAGGTGCTTCTATTGCGCATATACATGTTAGAGATGATGAAGGAAAGGCTTCTATGAGCTTTGAGAAGTTTGAAAAGACAGTAAAGCTCATAAGAGAAAGATGCGATATAGTATTGAATCTAACAACCTCTGGAGGTATAGGCCTTACAGATGAAATAAGAATGAAACCTTTTATAGAGTTAAAACCAGAACTTGCTTCTTATGACTGTGGAAGTATGAACTGGATGCATACAACTGTATTTGAAAACAGCCCTAAGTTTTTGGAAAAATTAGGCCTTGCAATGCAGGAGAATAATGTAAAGCCTGAAATCGAAATTTTTGATGCAGGCATGGTTTATAATGCATTGTATTATTTGAAAAAAGGAGTTTTAAAAGCACCACTTCATTTCCAGTTTGTATTAGGTGCTCCTGGAGGTATGGCTGCAACAGTAGAAAATCTGGTATTTCTTAAAAATTTAATTCCAGAAGGTTCTACCTGGAGTGCTTTAGGGATAGGAAAAAATCATCTTCCAATTTTATATGCAACACTTGCTCTTGGGGGAAATGTAAGGGTAGGTATGGAAGACAATATTTATTATGCTCCTAAGCAGCTTGCAAAATCTAATGTTGAATTTGTAGAAAGAACGAAAAGAATAGTAAAAGAGATGGGTAAGGAACTTGCAACACCAGATGAGGCAAGGGCTATTTTAGGGCTTAAAAACTGTTAA
- a CDS encoding acetyl-CoA C-acetyltransferase, producing the protein MKEVVIASAVRTAIGSFGGSLSSLSAVELGRIAAEEAIKRAGINKDDIEEVVIGNVLSAGLGQNVARQVAITAGLKEEIPALSINMVCGSGLRAVSLAAQMIMSEEADIILAGGTESMSNAPYLLPKARWGYRMGNGELIDSMINDGLWDIFNNYHMGVTAENIAEKYGITREEQDNFAVESQRRAEEAIKAGRFKEEIVPVEIPQKKGDVLVVDTDEYPRFGTTYDKLQKLKPAFKKDGTVTAGNASGINDGAAMLIVMSKEKAKELGIKPLATIKSFASMGVDPALMGYGPVPATKKALEKAGLKVSDIDLVEANEAFAAQAISVIRGLELDPLKVNVNGGAIALGHPIGASGARILTSLLYEMKRRDSKKGLATLCIGGGMGTAVIVERE; encoded by the coding sequence ATGAAGGAAGTAGTTATAGCCTCTGCTGTAAGAACTGCTATAGGCAGCTTTGGTGGAAGTTTATCATCACTTTCAGCTGTTGAGCTTGGAAGGATTGCAGCAGAAGAAGCAATAAAGAGGGCAGGAATTAATAAAGATGATATAGAGGAAGTTGTTATTGGAAATGTATTATCAGCAGGGCTTGGTCAGAATGTAGCAAGACAAGTTGCTATAACAGCAGGTTTAAAAGAAGAAATTCCTGCTTTAAGTATAAATATGGTTTGTGGTTCGGGACTTAGGGCTGTTAGCCTGGCAGCACAGATGATAATGTCAGAAGAGGCAGATATAATACTTGCTGGTGGTACAGAAAGTATGAGCAATGCACCTTATCTTTTGCCAAAGGCAAGATGGGGATATCGTATGGGTAATGGTGAGCTAATAGATTCTATGATTAACGACGGGTTATGGGATATTTTTAATAATTATCACATGGGAGTAACTGCAGAAAATATTGCAGAAAAGTACGGTATTACAAGAGAAGAACAGGATAATTTTGCTGTTGAGAGTCAAAGAAGGGCAGAAGAAGCAATAAAAGCAGGTCGCTTTAAAGAGGAGATTGTGCCAGTTGAGATACCACAGAAAAAAGGTGATGTATTAGTTGTAGATACAGATGAATATCCAAGGTTTGGTACTACTTATGATAAGCTTCAAAAGCTAAAACCTGCTTTTAAAAAAGATGGGACGGTAACTGCAGGAAATGCTTCAGGTATTAACGATGGAGCTGCGATGCTAATTGTTATGTCAAAGGAAAAAGCAAAGGAGCTTGGTATAAAGCCTTTAGCAACTATTAAATCCTTTGCATCAATGGGAGTAGATCCTGCGTTGATGGGATACGGCCCGGTACCAGCTACTAAAAAGGCTTTAGAAAAGGCTGGGCTTAAGGTTTCGGATATTGATTTGGTAGAAGCAAATGAAGCTTTTGCAGCCCAGGCTATATCGGTGATAAGAGGTTTAGAGCTTGATCCATTAAAGGTTAATGTTAATGGTGGTGCTATTGCATTAGGGCATCCTATTGGAGCATCAGGAGCCAGAATTTTAACAAGCCTACTATATGAGATGAAAAGAAGAGACTCTAAAAAAGGTTTGGCAACTTTATGTATAGGTGGCGGTATGGGAACTGCTGTTATAGTTGAAAGGGAATAA
- a CDS encoding cyclase family protein translates to MGKKVLVDLTHPFHADIPVWPYFAKPKIDTMHNLAKSGVLTQKIDVVMHCGTHADAPRHVMEYEFDGRRARYTHEMPVDAYYGDAVCLDIKVERWGLIKASHLEDACKRANIKPEELKGMVVCLRTGMHLKFDDTKEYYHYSCGTGREAGEWFAKYKPKCVAMDMQALDHPLHTTMGKNGGNLAMNLIGYSGKPITEEYIEQFGMEAYAEFEKEAYIKTFGLEKYMEAYGKLERHGLEGTWEPCHKLMLGNGIVGIENLGGDLDKVVGKRFKFMAFPIRWWLGDGSMVRCVAEIDEDDLNPVPDRVYRFGAF, encoded by the coding sequence ATGGGGAAAAAGGTATTAGTAGATTTAACACATCCATTTCATGCGGACATACCTGTATGGCCGTATTTTGCAAAACCAAAAATTGATACTATGCACAACCTTGCAAAAAGCGGTGTATTAACTCAAAAAATAGATGTTGTTATGCATTGTGGTACTCATGCAGATGCACCACGCCATGTTATGGAATATGAGTTTGATGGAAGGCGTGCACGCTATACCCATGAAATGCCTGTAGATGCATACTATGGAGATGCAGTATGCTTAGATATTAAAGTAGAGCGATGGGGGCTTATTAAAGCTTCTCACCTTGAAGATGCCTGCAAGCGTGCAAACATTAAACCTGAAGAACTAAAAGGTATGGTTGTTTGCTTGAGAACAGGTATGCACTTAAAATTTGATGATACAAAGGAATATTATCATTATTCATGTGGTACTGGAAGGGAAGCAGGAGAATGGTTTGCAAAGTATAAACCAAAATGTGTAGCTATGGATATGCAGGCCCTTGACCATCCACTTCATACAACAATGGGTAAAAATGGTGGAAACCTTGCAATGAATCTCATTGGCTATTCAGGAAAACCAATTACTGAAGAATATATTGAGCAGTTTGGTATGGAGGCTTATGCTGAATTTGAAAAGGAAGCATATATTAAAACTTTTGGGCTTGAAAAGTACATGGAAGCCTATGGTAAACTTGAAAGGCATGGTCTTGAAGGAACTTGGGAGCCATGCCATAAGCTAATGCTAGGTAATGGTATAGTAGGTATTGAAAATTTAGGCGGAGATCTTGATAAAGTTGTAGGAAAGCGTTTTAAATTTATGGCATTCCCAATTCGTTGGTGGCTTGGAGATGGATCTATGGTACGCTGCGTTGCTGAAATTGATGAAGATGATTTAAATCCAGTACCAGATAGAGTTTATAGATTTGGTGCATTTTAA
- a CDS encoding SDR family NAD(P)-dependent oxidoreductase: protein MFEKEFVNNLFDVKGKVALITGATGALGRAISFGYGYAGMKVFVTGRSDEKCKALCAELEEKGIECGYSVGDPAVEEDVIKVVKDAVAKFGEINVLVTAAGYNHPQPIVEQELSEWQKIMSSDVQGTWLYCKYVGQQMINQGKGGKVILVSSARSKMGMAGYTGYCTAKAGIDLMAQCLACEWSAKYKINVNTINPTVFRSDLTEWMFDPESAVYKNFLKRLPIGRLGEPEDFVGPCIFLASSASDFMTGANIAVDGGYWAN from the coding sequence ATGTTTGAAAAAGAATTTGTAAATAATTTGTTTGATGTTAAAGGAAAAGTTGCACTTATTACTGGTGCTACAGGGGCTTTGGGAAGGGCCATATCTTTTGGATATGGGTATGCAGGCATGAAAGTTTTTGTTACAGGACGTAGTGATGAAAAATGTAAGGCTCTTTGTGCTGAATTAGAAGAAAAAGGCATTGAATGTGGTTATTCAGTAGGAGATCCAGCAGTAGAAGAAGATGTTATAAAGGTAGTTAAAGATGCAGTTGCAAAATTTGGAGAAATAAATGTTTTGGTAACAGCAGCAGGGTATAATCACCCACAGCCAATTGTAGAACAAGAATTGTCTGAATGGCAAAAAATAATGTCATCAGATGTACAAGGCACTTGGCTTTACTGCAAATATGTAGGGCAACAGATGATTAATCAAGGAAAAGGTGGAAAAGTTATATTAGTATCTTCTGCCCGTTCAAAGATGGGCATGGCTGGCTATACAGGATACTGCACAGCAAAGGCTGGTATTGATCTTATGGCTCAATGCCTTGCATGTGAGTGGTCAGCTAAATATAAAATCAATGTTAATACAATTAATCCAACAGTATTCCGTTCAGATTTAACTGAATGGATGTTTGATCCAGAAAGTGCAGTTTATAAAAACTTCTTAAAGCGTCTACCAATTGGCCGCCTTGGCGAACCTGAAGATTTTGTAGGGCCATGTATATTCCTTGCTTCAAGTGCAAGCGACTTTATGACAGGCGCTAACATTGCCGTTGATGGCGGATATTGGGCTAATTAA
- a CDS encoding cupin domain-containing protein — MKKVEFKDVKPYKAPKHFDCSTLRLQGKDETGITKFWMGVTHFLPGGGAEYAYEDSPTEKVYVVLEGEVTVKSKTETIVLRKYDSLFIPPFEGREIINETNMPATMLVVVNY; from the coding sequence ATGAAAAAAGTTGAATTTAAAGATGTAAAACCTTATAAGGCTCCAAAACATTTTGACTGCTCAACATTAAGGCTTCAAGGAAAAGATGAAACAGGAATAACAAAGTTTTGGATGGGAGTAACTCACTTCTTGCCAGGTGGTGGTGCTGAATATGCTTATGAAGATTCACCAACTGAAAAAGTTTATGTTGTTTTGGAGGGAGAAGTTACAGTTAAATCTAAAACTGAAACTATTGTATTAAGAAAATATGATTCTTTATTCATACCTCCCTTTGAAGGAAGAGAAATAATTAATGAAACTAATATGCCAGCTACAATGTTAGTTGTGGTTAATTATTAA
- a CDS encoding 3-oxoacid CoA-transferase subunit B, whose amino-acid sequence MDGKELIARRIAKELKDGDVVNLGIGLPTLVANYIPEGVNIILQSENGFVGLGPAPEPGKENKDIVNAGGQYVTVNKGAAFFDSATSFGIIRGGHVDITVLGALEVDEKGNLANYMIPGKMVPGMGGAMDLVSGAKKVIVAMTHTAKGEPKILKRCSLPLTAVGKVNLIVTDLAVIEVTKEGLLLKEIAPNVCVEDVVKATNADLIIDSNLKVMEL is encoded by the coding sequence ATGGACGGAAAAGAATTAATAGCAAGAAGGATTGCTAAGGAACTTAAAGATGGAGATGTAGTTAATTTAGGTATTGGTCTTCCTACTTTAGTAGCTAATTATATACCTGAAGGTGTTAATATAATACTTCAATCTGAAAATGGCTTTGTAGGACTAGGTCCTGCTCCTGAGCCGGGAAAGGAAAATAAAGATATAGTTAATGCTGGAGGCCAGTACGTTACTGTAAATAAAGGGGCAGCTTTTTTTGATAGTGCAACCTCTTTTGGCATCATAAGAGGTGGACATGTAGATATAACGGTTTTAGGTGCTTTAGAAGTAGATGAAAAAGGAAATCTGGCTAATTATATGATACCAGGCAAAATGGTTCCAGGAATGGGTGGGGCAATGGATTTAGTAAGTGGTGCTAAAAAAGTAATAGTAGCTATGACTCATACTGCTAAAGGAGAACCAAAGATATTAAAAAGATGTTCATTACCTCTTACTGCTGTAGGAAAGGTTAATCTTATAGTAACAGACTTAGCGGTTATTGAAGTTACTAAAGAGGGCCTGCTACTAAAAGAAATTGCACCTAATGTTTGCGTTGAAGATGTTGTAAAGGCAACAAATGCAGATTTGATTATTGATAGTAATTTAAAAGTTATGGAATTGTAA
- the atoD gene encoding acetate CoA-transferase subunit alpha has product MNKIRTVEEIMDYIKDGMTIMIGGFMGVGTPEEIIDAMVKKGVKDLTVISNDTAFPNKGVGKLIVNKQIKKVITSHIGLNPETGRQMNSGELIVELVPQGTLVERIRCGGAGLGGVLTKTGLGTLVEEGKRKIEINGEEYLLELPLRADVALIGASIADKQGNVFYNASTRNFNPVMATAADIVIAGAEKIVEIGELDPNHVMTPGIFVDYIVGGEN; this is encoded by the coding sequence ATGAATAAAATAAGAACTGTTGAAGAGATAATGGATTATATTAAAGACGGAATGACAATTATGATTGGTGGTTTTATGGGTGTTGGAACACCGGAAGAAATAATTGATGCTATGGTTAAAAAGGGAGTAAAAGACTTGACTGTAATTTCAAATGATACTGCATTTCCAAATAAAGGTGTAGGAAAGCTAATTGTAAATAAACAGATTAAAAAGGTAATTACATCCCATATAGGATTAAACCCTGAAACAGGGCGCCAAATGAATAGTGGGGAATTAATAGTAGAGTTAGTTCCACAGGGAACTTTGGTTGAGAGGATTAGATGTGGTGGTGCAGGTTTAGGGGGTGTATTGACTAAAACTGGACTTGGTACTTTGGTAGAAGAGGGAAAAAGAAAGATAGAAATTAATGGTGAGGAATATCTTTTAGAACTGCCTTTAAGGGCTGATGTTGCATTAATAGGTGCTTCGATTGCAGACAAGCAGGGAAATGTATTTTATAATGCTTCAACTAGGAACTTTAATCCTGTTATGGCAACTGCAGCTGATATAGTTATAGCCGGGGCAGAGAAAATCGTTGAAATTGGAGAACTTGATCCTAATCATGTGATGACTCCTGGCATATTTGTTGATTACATCGTTGGAGGTGAAAACTAA
- a CDS encoding FAD-dependent oxidoreductase, translated as MERKYPNLCKPIKIGNVYFRNRMFSAPMGGTDITADCTIGRASTAFYELRAKGGAAAVTVSECMVHPETDGSHAFHLDLKTVGSLSSFTYTADAIRRHGAIASVELSHSGQYAGTYLTDKDKKRGLAQWGPSAGVRPDGLEVKELTEEMIADIVEAYGKCAALAKRAGFEMVMVHGGHGWLINQFLSPYFNKRKDKYGGSLENRVRFAQEVLDSIRKAVGPGFPIEFRMSGSELFEGGYDLEEGIQIAKLLESRVDLLHVSAGTYQRGFAITHPSMFVPHGCNVYLAAEIKKHVSIPVATIGALNDPEMMEEIIASGKADVVEMARALLADPELPNKVMSNRDKDIVKCLRCFTCMAERATTSTRRCTVNPLIGRELDGTEIIPVAKPRKVLVAGGGPGGLEAAITAAKRGHKVILCEKSNELGGILKGERAIPFKYEMYELGVTLAKLAKDAGVEIRLNTTVTKEYVEKENVDALIIAVGSEPIIPQIPGLDGDNVIVVNNYYLEKDKVTDDVVVLGGGLAGCEAAIHLAREGKTVHLVEMREELAIDANIRHRPILLNEIEKSNINVHTGYKGIRVTKEGVVCVDANGEEHLVPGSSVICALGQRPRREIVEELLDSAPYVAQIGDCVKASTITTAIYQGYHAALDIR; from the coding sequence ATGGAAAGAAAATATCCTAACTTGTGTAAACCGATTAAAATAGGAAATGTTTATTTTAGAAATAGAATGTTTTCAGCTCCTATGGGTGGAACAGATATAACTGCTGACTGTACTATTGGACGAGCATCTACTGCCTTTTATGAATTAAGAGCAAAAGGAGGTGCTGCAGCAGTTACTGTAAGTGAATGTATGGTTCATCCTGAAACTGATGGTTCTCATGCATTCCATTTAGATTTAAAAACAGTAGGTTCACTTTCAAGTTTTACTTATACTGCAGATGCTATACGCCGCCATGGTGCAATTGCCAGCGTAGAGCTCTCACATTCAGGACAGTATGCAGGAACTTACTTAACTGATAAAGATAAAAAACGTGGACTTGCACAGTGGGGTCCAAGTGCAGGAGTACGTCCTGATGGTCTTGAAGTTAAGGAATTAACTGAAGAAATGATAGCTGATATTGTAGAGGCTTACGGAAAATGTGCTGCCCTTGCTAAAAGAGCAGGATTTGAAATGGTTATGGTTCATGGAGGACATGGCTGGCTAATAAATCAGTTCTTATCACCATATTTTAATAAAAGAAAAGATAAGTATGGCGGTTCTCTTGAAAACAGAGTACGTTTTGCTCAAGAAGTTCTCGATAGCATACGTAAGGCTGTAGGACCTGGATTCCCAATTGAATTTAGAATGAGTGGTTCAGAGCTTTTTGAAGGTGGCTATGATCTTGAGGAAGGTATTCAAATAGCTAAGTTGTTAGAATCAAGGGTAGATTTACTTCATGTATCTGCAGGAACATACCAAAGAGGATTTGCAATAACCCATCCTTCAATGTTTGTACCTCATGGTTGCAATGTTTATCTTGCAGCAGAAATTAAAAAGCATGTAAGCATACCAGTTGCAACAATTGGTGCATTAAATGATCCTGAAATGATGGAAGAAATTATAGCAAGTGGTAAAGCTGATGTTGTTGAAATGGCACGTGCTCTTTTAGCTGACCCTGAGCTTCCAAATAAGGTTATGAGCAACAGGGATAAGGATATTGTAAAATGTTTAAGATGTTTTACTTGTATGGCAGAGCGTGCTACAACATCAACAAGAAGATGTACAGTTAATCCGTTAATAGGCCGTGAATTAGACGGTACAGAGATTATACCTGTAGCAAAACCACGTAAGGTTTTAGTAGCTGGTGGAGGACCAGGAGGATTAGAAGCTGCTATAACAGCTGCAAAGAGAGGGCATAAGGTAATACTTTGCGAAAAGTCTAATGAATTGGGAGGAATATTAAAAGGAGAAAGAGCGATTCCATTTAAATATGAAATGTATGAATTAGGAGTTACTCTGGCAAAACTAGCAAAGGATGCTGGAGTTGAAATCAGGTTAAATACAACTGTAACAAAAGAGTATGTAGAAAAAGAAAATGTTGATGCACTTATTATAGCAGTAGGATCTGAACCAATTATTCCACAAATTCCTGGTTTGGATGGAGACAATGTAATAGTTGTTAATAACTATTACTTAGAAAAGGATAAGGTTACAGATGATGTAGTAGTTCTTGGTGGAGGACTTGCAGGATGTGAAGCTGCAATTCATCTTGCAAGGGAAGGAAAGACTGTTCATTTAGTAGAAATGAGAGAAGAATTGGCAATTGATGCAAACATAAGACACCGTCCGATTCTATTAAATGAGATAGAAAAGAGCAATATAAATGTTCATACAGGATATAAGGGAATTCGAGTAACAAAAGAAGGTGTTGTATGTGTTGATGCAAATGGAGAAGAGCATCTTGTTCCTGGAAGTTCTGTAATTTGTGCATTAGGACAAAGACCAAGAAGAGAAATAGTAGAAGAGCTTCTTGATAGTGCACCTTATGTAGCACAAATAGGTGACTGCGTAAAGGCTTCTACTATAACAACTGCTATATACCAAGGATATCATGCAGCACTTGATATAAGATAA
- a CDS encoding L-lactate MFS transporter encodes MKLTSKRWIILIASCFINLCIGSIYAWSVFAAPMAKYLSGVTGQNLTPGALAIVFTVANSVGPITMISGGRINDLFGPKKVIFVGGILFGGGMILSGFAKSLGFLTLAYGIITGLGIGMIYGCTISNSVKFFPDKRGLVGGITTAAYGFSSVLVPPIANILINNVGVTSAFKIIGIAFLIIVCVSSFFIEKCPVNFVPDGWTPPVQSQSKAGSNDRDWKGMLSSPIFYIMISMLICGAFAGLMCTSQASPIAQKMIGMSTAAATTVVSVLALFNTAGRIVAGYISDKIGRVNTLAAAFVFSIVGLILLYLSGQGDVAQFCIGISILGVCFGSLMGVFPGFTADQFGPKNNSVNYGIMFIGFALAGYFGPTVMKNVYAADNSYQRAFLIAAALGIAGFILTFVYRFVNQKEKNCNIAA; translated from the coding sequence ATGAAGCTAACAAGTAAAAGATGGATCATTTTAATCGCAAGCTGTTTTATCAATCTATGTATTGGCTCAATATATGCCTGGAGTGTATTTGCAGCTCCTATGGCAAAGTATTTGAGCGGTGTTACTGGACAAAACTTAACTCCAGGTGCTTTAGCCATTGTATTTACAGTTGCTAATTCAGTAGGACCTATTACTATGATTTCAGGTGGAAGAATAAACGACTTATTTGGACCAAAGAAAGTTATATTTGTAGGTGGTATACTCTTTGGTGGAGGAATGATATTATCAGGATTTGCTAAAAGTTTAGGATTTTTAACACTTGCCTATGGCATAATAACTGGCCTTGGAATAGGAATGATTTATGGATGTACAATAAGCAATTCAGTAAAATTTTTCCCAGACAAAAGAGGTTTGGTCGGTGGGATCACTACAGCAGCTTATGGATTCAGCTCAGTATTAGTACCTCCAATTGCTAATATTTTAATTAACAATGTTGGAGTAACATCAGCATTTAAGATAATAGGAATAGCGTTCCTTATTATAGTGTGTGTATCTTCATTTTTTATTGAAAAATGTCCTGTGAACTTTGTTCCAGATGGCTGGACACCACCAGTCCAAAGTCAAAGCAAGGCAGGTTCAAATGATAGGGATTGGAAGGGCATGCTTTCAAGTCCAATATTTTATATAATGATTTCTATGCTCATTTGTGGAGCCTTTGCTGGTTTAATGTGTACTTCCCAGGCATCACCTATAGCACAGAAAATGATTGGAATGTCAACTGCAGCAGCAACAACAGTAGTATCAGTATTAGCTCTGTTTAATACTGCAGGCCGTATTGTTGCAGGATATATTTCAGATAAGATAGGAAGAGTTAATACATTAGCAGCAGCCTTTGTTTTTTCAATTGTAGGACTTATATTATTATATCTATCTGGACAGGGAGATGTTGCTCAGTTCTGTATAGGAATTTCAATTTTAGGAGTATGCTTTGGATCATTAATGGGAGTATTTCCAGGATTTACAGCAGACCAATTCGGTCCTAAAAACAACAGTGTTAACTATGGAATAATGTTTATAGGGTTTGCTTTAGCAGGCTATTTTGGACCAACTGTAATGAAGAACGTATATGCAGCAGATAACAGCTATCAAAGAGCATTTTTAATAGCAGCAGCCCTTGGAATTGCAGGGTTTATATTAACATTTGTTTATCGCTTTGTTAATCAAAAAGAGAAGAATTGCAATATAGCAGCATAA